A window of the Bdellovibrio sp. ZAP7 genome harbors these coding sequences:
- a CDS encoding lysophospholipid acyltransferase family protein, with translation MRLLVSFLAKIGIFFSSVLPRKIQRLSGSWIGFLWWDVFGFRKKIVLGNLQIAYPEWTDEQRKKVGRESVYQLGYNFGEFFFIPNMTRQWVDQNVVFEGLENYEKAKALGKGFFYLTLHLGNGDLAANALSVIGQDISIITKRFKTQWFNDLWFSIRGAGGVKYIDAHGPTNAFDILKALKRNSGLVFVLDQYMGKPFGVATTFFGKRTGTAYGLALFAQKTKAPVLPIYTYEGNDGKVHVVIEPAMDLNASIVEDKDQSIVNLTQSFSDKLEEIVRKHPEQWMWVHRRWKDF, from the coding sequence ATGAGATTATTGGTCAGCTTTTTAGCTAAAATCGGAATCTTCTTTAGCAGTGTTTTACCGCGTAAAATTCAAAGACTTTCAGGTTCTTGGATTGGCTTTCTGTGGTGGGACGTCTTTGGATTTCGCAAAAAGATCGTGCTTGGTAATTTGCAGATTGCCTATCCTGAGTGGACCGATGAACAACGTAAAAAAGTCGGTCGCGAGTCAGTTTATCAATTGGGCTATAACTTTGGGGAATTCTTTTTTATTCCCAACATGACTCGCCAGTGGGTGGATCAGAATGTGGTTTTTGAAGGTCTGGAAAACTATGAAAAGGCCAAAGCCCTGGGTAAAGGTTTCTTTTATCTGACTTTGCATCTGGGGAACGGGGATCTGGCGGCGAATGCTTTATCCGTTATCGGCCAGGATATCAGTATTATTACCAAACGTTTTAAAACTCAGTGGTTCAATGACCTTTGGTTTTCTATTCGTGGTGCGGGTGGAGTGAAGTACATCGATGCCCATGGGCCGACGAATGCTTTTGATATTCTGAAAGCATTGAAACGTAATTCTGGCTTGGTCTTCGTGCTTGATCAATACATGGGAAAACCCTTCGGGGTGGCGACCACATTTTTTGGAAAGCGCACAGGTACAGCCTATGGTCTGGCTCTGTTTGCGCAGAAAACCAAAGCGCCGGTATTGCCTATCTACACCTATGAGGGAAATGACGGGAAAGTTCATGTCGTTATCGAGCCAGCTATGGACTTGAACGCCTCAATCGTTGAAGATAAGGACCAGAGCATTGTGAATCTGACACAGTCTTTTTCTGACAAATTGGAAGAGATCGTGCGGAAACATCCGGAACAGTGGATGTGGGTTCACAGACGATGGAAGGACTTTTAG
- a CDS encoding DUF3108 domain-containing protein: protein MEGLLVNKCSLLAGIAVLSLLTACSTSFLKYEKQDQLKKIDEFDKAVKIEEPSAPVEASESTSAAKPTEGVKSTRVTPAKTSKDSKSAKVAATPAPLFKEPKKAPSKIKKGSKAAAPAPVESTRRPPEIEDDAGFNGRRPIVDPFRVGEEVVHDVSYFKMSAGELRFKTLPMATVNGRKSYKHNIAIKTISLFASVYTVEDNVDIFMDYETVTPTVFELHVKESGQLREAKMLFDNVKKMATYWEKKVTKQDGEEEKREQWELEEYAQNVYSAIYYMRMFQWEIGKEYAFRVSNDKENLVFSGKAIRKEVLDTELGPMKAIVLQPNITLKGKFKPIGENLIWLSDDEHKYILRIEAKIKIGTLVSQVVSIKPGKAP from the coding sequence ATGGAAGGACTTTTAGTGAATAAGTGTTCGTTGCTTGCAGGCATTGCTGTACTTTCTCTTTTGACTGCGTGTTCGACTTCGTTTTTGAAGTACGAAAAGCAAGATCAATTAAAAAAGATCGACGAATTCGATAAAGCGGTAAAAATCGAAGAGCCTTCTGCTCCCGTTGAGGCGAGCGAAAGCACCTCCGCTGCAAAACCGACGGAAGGTGTAAAAAGCACACGGGTCACTCCGGCGAAAACTTCCAAAGACTCCAAGTCTGCAAAGGTCGCGGCAACTCCAGCGCCTTTATTCAAAGAGCCTAAAAAAGCTCCATCAAAAATCAAAAAGGGCTCTAAAGCAGCTGCTCCTGCTCCTGTTGAATCCACTCGTCGTCCACCAGAAATCGAAGACGATGCTGGCTTTAACGGACGTCGTCCCATAGTAGATCCTTTCCGTGTGGGTGAGGAAGTCGTGCATGATGTTTCTTACTTTAAAATGTCAGCGGGGGAGTTGCGTTTTAAAACTTTGCCCATGGCCACGGTGAATGGTCGCAAATCTTATAAGCACAATATCGCGATTAAAACGATTTCCCTGTTTGCCTCCGTATACACAGTGGAAGATAACGTGGATATTTTCATGGATTACGAAACGGTGACGCCGACGGTGTTCGAACTGCACGTGAAGGAATCGGGTCAGTTGCGCGAAGCTAAAATGCTTTTCGATAACGTGAAAAAAATGGCGACTTACTGGGAAAAGAAAGTCACTAAGCAAGACGGCGAAGAAGAAAAAAGAGAACAGTGGGAGCTTGAAGAGTACGCGCAGAATGTTTACAGCGCGATCTATTACATGCGCATGTTCCAATGGGAAATCGGGAAAGAATACGCTTTCAGAGTTTCTAACGATAAAGAAAACCTGGTTTTCTCTGGTAAAGCCATTCGTAAAGAAGTTTTGGATACGGAGCTGGGGCCGATGAAAGCCATCGTCCTGCAGCCAAATATCACTCTGAAAGGTAAGTTTAAACCTATTGGTGAAAACTTGATCTGGCTGTCTGATGACGAGCACAAGTACATCTTACGTATTGAGGCTAAAATCAAAATCGGAACACTTGTTTCCCAAGTCGTTTCTATTAAACCAGGAAAAGCTCCTTAG
- a CDS encoding GNAT family N-acetyltransferase — MKLQIRKALKSDISTILNFIKLLADYEKLSHEVVATPQLLEEQIFGDKSPVQVLIAELDSKPVGFALYFYNFSTFLGRKGIYLEDLFVLPETRGQGVGKSLLQALAVQAVAEGCGRVEWSVLDWNKPAIDFYKSIGAGPMDEWTVYRLTGENLKAFAGGAK; from the coding sequence ATGAAACTGCAAATCCGTAAAGCCCTTAAATCTGACATCTCTACTATTTTAAACTTCATCAAGCTTTTGGCGGATTATGAAAAGCTGTCACATGAGGTGGTCGCCACTCCTCAATTGCTGGAAGAACAAATCTTCGGGGATAAATCTCCGGTGCAAGTTCTGATTGCAGAACTTGATAGCAAGCCCGTGGGTTTTGCGTTGTATTTTTATAACTTCAGCACGTTCCTGGGTCGCAAAGGAATCTATCTGGAAGATCTGTTTGTGTTACCAGAAACTCGCGGGCAGGGCGTGGGTAAAAGCTTGCTTCAAGCTCTTGCTGTACAAGCTGTGGCGGAAGGCTGTGGACGTGTTGAATGGTCCGTTCTTGACTGGAATAAGCCAGCGATTGATTTCTATAAATCGATCGGTGCGGGTCCCATGGATGAGTGGACGGTCTATCGTCTGACCGGCGAAAATCTAAAAGCCTTTGCAGGTGGAGCTAAATAG
- a CDS encoding cyclic nucleotide-binding domain-containing protein has product MKIERETLQLKAIKTQKHAGGGTVFLPSGLGSFELNALQFSYLEVFKSGSSIEGLVQFFLGQGWLVSFRELYSLIQFLVQERLISNQNVIDYFKKVNSDDSPLVFSSIDVMSGRQVKPDPSTLPFFRSLEPSLASYLLQKAEVFTVPPNIRITHSGQTSRDLFVLLKGQASIYKVISETRRQLVATLGSGALFGERGFLLNQPRNADVITNSASEVLRVHHLPAYDNLIKSDKAQALQHRFWVMQALLSSPFFKDLPTDSLDALIFTGRLVQAPANQVLFREGQTGNTCYIVIQGSVVISQKGQNINVLNQGTCFGEISLLVSGGVRTATVTTQRDTVLLEIEQNAFYKTLAQNLVLAKVIETLAAQRIARDQQAK; this is encoded by the coding sequence ATGAAGATCGAACGGGAAACACTTCAACTTAAAGCCATTAAAACCCAGAAACACGCTGGGGGCGGTACCGTATTTCTGCCCTCGGGGTTGGGCAGTTTTGAGCTCAATGCCTTGCAGTTTTCCTATCTTGAAGTTTTCAAATCAGGATCTTCCATTGAGGGCCTGGTACAGTTTTTTCTGGGACAAGGCTGGCTTGTCAGCTTTCGCGAGCTTTACAGTTTGATTCAGTTTCTGGTTCAGGAGCGATTGATTTCAAATCAAAATGTCATAGACTATTTTAAGAAAGTGAACTCCGACGATTCACCTTTGGTTTTTAGCTCTATCGACGTGATGAGTGGTCGGCAGGTAAAGCCAGACCCCTCAACTCTGCCCTTCTTTCGGTCTTTAGAACCAAGTTTAGCTTCGTACCTTTTGCAAAAAGCCGAAGTGTTTACAGTGCCCCCAAATATTCGTATCACTCATTCGGGGCAAACCTCCCGCGATCTTTTTGTTTTACTAAAAGGACAGGCTTCTATTTACAAAGTGATTTCCGAAACACGCAGACAACTGGTCGCGACACTTGGATCTGGTGCTCTTTTTGGTGAGCGTGGATTTCTGTTAAATCAGCCGCGAAATGCGGACGTGATCACCAATTCTGCTTCCGAAGTTTTACGCGTTCACCATCTGCCGGCATACGACAACTTGATTAAGTCTGATAAAGCCCAAGCCCTGCAACATCGCTTTTGGGTAATGCAGGCCTTATTATCCTCGCCATTTTTTAAAGATCTCCCCACAGACAGTCTGGACGCTTTGATTTTCACAGGGCGCTTGGTGCAGGCTCCGGCGAATCAGGTGCTTTTCCGTGAAGGGCAAACTGGAAACACTTGCTACATCGTGATCCAAGGCTCGGTCGTGATCAGTCAAAAAGGTCAAAACATCAATGTTCTGAATCAGGGAACTTGTTTTGGCGAGATCTCACTTTTAGTTTCAGGCGGCGTCAGAACCGCAACCGTGACCACGCAAAGAGACACCGTGCTTTTAGAAATTGAACAGAATGCGTTTTATAAAACGTTGGCGCAGAACTTGGTTTTAGCCAAAGTCATCGAGACCCTGGCCGCCCAACGCATCGCCCGCGATCAGCAGGCGAAATAA
- a CDS encoding glycosyltransferase family 9 protein, whose protein sequence is MAQTNCRNFSGYKPCTKSQTCDSRCASFDAPKLSILIVHLGALGAVVRSTSLLKAIKRKYPSSMITWVTDAPAHVLLQDHPVIDRVLTTKDADLLQLGALQFDVAMVIDKSLKAVGVLRHTQVDQIFGFTANPLTGAIVPATPAAEELWELGLNNHKKFFENKKPETQLMIEALELGPFKRDAYWVPLSESETMELHFRRQSFLTAGKKWVLGFNTGCSNVIAAKKFTIEFHRLMIKSLQSRYPEAQLVLLGGPEDTERNVEIAKGLSVISTATQSGLRDGLISVAACDVVVTGDSLGMHMAISQGKQVVAWFGPTCAHEIDLYDRGVSILSQSPCSPCWKRACEKSIMCYDQVSLQEIVHAVESCRTNSLSGGFAFGNSTLKALSSDLA, encoded by the coding sequence ATGGCGCAAACAAATTGTCGGAACTTCTCTGGATATAAACCTTGTACGAAAAGTCAGACCTGTGATTCTCGGTGCGCTTCTTTTGACGCTCCAAAGTTATCTATTCTGATAGTCCATCTTGGTGCCTTGGGTGCGGTAGTTCGTAGTACCAGTTTATTAAAGGCCATTAAACGTAAGTATCCGTCTTCGATGATTACGTGGGTGACGGATGCCCCGGCTCATGTGCTGTTGCAAGATCATCCGGTGATTGATCGTGTTCTGACAACCAAGGACGCAGATCTTCTGCAGTTGGGCGCCTTGCAATTCGATGTGGCGATGGTAATTGATAAATCCCTAAAAGCAGTGGGCGTGCTTCGTCATACGCAGGTGGATCAGATTTTTGGCTTCACTGCCAACCCATTAACCGGAGCCATTGTCCCAGCGACACCTGCTGCAGAAGAGCTGTGGGAGCTGGGTCTTAACAATCATAAAAAGTTTTTTGAAAATAAAAAACCTGAAACTCAGTTGATGATTGAGGCTTTGGAGTTGGGGCCATTTAAGCGTGATGCTTATTGGGTACCCCTATCTGAATCCGAGACGATGGAACTTCATTTCCGTCGTCAGAGTTTTCTGACTGCTGGCAAAAAATGGGTGTTGGGATTTAACACCGGTTGCAGCAATGTGATTGCCGCAAAAAAGTTCACCATAGAGTTTCATCGTTTGATGATCAAATCCCTCCAGAGTCGTTATCCCGAGGCGCAACTCGTGTTGCTCGGAGGGCCGGAGGACACAGAGCGAAATGTGGAAATTGCCAAGGGGCTTTCAGTTATTTCAACAGCGACACAAAGCGGTTTGCGTGATGGTTTAATCAGTGTCGCCGCATGCGATGTTGTCGTCACTGGCGACAGTTTGGGAATGCACATGGCCATTTCCCAGGGAAAACAAGTTGTCGCATGGTTCGGTCCTACATGTGCTCATGAAATAGATCTTTATGACCGGGGAGTGTCGATTCTTTCGCAAAGCCCCTGCAGTCCGTGCTGGAAGAGAGCTTGTGAAAAAAGCATAATGTGCTACGATCAAGTCTCTTTGCAGGAGATCGTTCATGCCGTTGAATCTTGTCGTACAAACAGCCTTTCTGGGGGATTTGCTTTTGGCAATTCCACTCTTAAAGCGCTGTCGTCAGATTTGGCCTGA
- a CDS encoding glycosyltransferase family 9 protein, translated as MPLNLVVQTAFLGDLLLAIPLLKRCRQIWPDHKLGLVCRKGFGDFFLKTHLVDHVFEIKKGDADSYNQALNGIAQHQVNYLVSPHESLRTIFFCRKITAQHKIGFKKFWSFLAFSQTVKKPMLLPDPLRQMSLLQEVDPKLKDLLASYAQTEKPYTTDFNGKLSAPPEWSSMSVRAEVLKCTDAYRDLEKRYDLKGVNDDRAILMFPGSVWATKRWTKEGFIDTGKSLQSQGYQVYVMGGPGEEKLAEEVSEAIPGSLCIAGKTSILESTQIIARARLLVGNDSAASHMAAACETPLISVFGPTVLRFGFRPWSASTYIAQKENLPCRPCGKHGHQKCPIKTHVCMTHLPAEQVVQKAEFILRS; from the coding sequence ATGCCGTTGAATCTTGTCGTACAAACAGCCTTTCTGGGGGATTTGCTTTTGGCAATTCCACTCTTAAAGCGCTGTCGTCAGATTTGGCCTGATCATAAGCTTGGCCTGGTCTGCCGCAAAGGCTTCGGTGATTTTTTCCTGAAAACTCATTTGGTTGATCACGTTTTTGAAATCAAAAAGGGTGATGCCGATTCTTACAACCAAGCCTTGAACGGAATCGCTCAACATCAGGTGAACTACCTGGTGTCTCCTCACGAATCTTTGCGCACTATTTTCTTTTGCCGCAAGATCACAGCTCAACATAAAATTGGATTTAAAAAATTCTGGAGCTTTTTGGCGTTTTCGCAAACGGTGAAAAAACCGATGCTCTTACCAGATCCTTTGCGCCAGATGAGTTTGTTGCAAGAGGTGGATCCAAAGCTTAAAGACCTTCTTGCCTCCTACGCGCAAACAGAAAAGCCTTATACGACGGATTTCAACGGAAAGCTTTCGGCTCCGCCGGAGTGGTCTTCCATGAGCGTGCGTGCTGAAGTTTTAAAGTGCACGGATGCTTACCGGGATTTAGAAAAGCGTTATGACCTCAAGGGTGTGAATGATGATCGCGCGATTTTGATGTTTCCGGGCTCGGTGTGGGCGACGAAGCGTTGGACCAAAGAGGGCTTTATTGATACAGGGAAGTCCTTGCAGTCGCAGGGATACCAAGTCTATGTGATGGGTGGCCCTGGTGAAGAAAAACTTGCCGAGGAAGTCTCCGAAGCGATTCCGGGCTCTTTGTGTATTGCCGGTAAAACTTCAATCTTGGAATCGACACAGATTATTGCGCGAGCTCGTTTATTGGTAGGGAACGACAGCGCTGCATCTCATATGGCAGCTGCCTGCGAAACGCCATTGATTTCAGTTTTTGGTCCTACAGTTTTAAGATTTGGATTTAGACCGTGGTCTGCCAGTACCTATATTGCGCAGAAAGAAAATCTACCGTGCCGTCCCTGTGGGAAGCACGGGCACCAGAAGTGCCCGATTAAAACCCATGTTTGCATGACCCACCTGCCAGCAGAGCAGGTGGTGCAAAAAGCTGAATTTATTCTTCGCTCGTAA
- a CDS encoding sigma-54 dependent transcriptional regulator, whose amino-acid sequence MINQLNTLIVDDEAELRRSVISILKSTMPEIEFVIDEAATGKEAFEKVKQQSWDLVLMDVKMPEMNGIEALTAIKEHDPRTFVVLMTAHSNLHDAVLAIKEGAYDYVEKPVNPQTLTEIVRKSQEARDLVSSLALSNPIFDDDVESEFVGSSQKMKDVFNLIYRLCKVDTTVLIRGENGTGKELVARAIHFNSPRKAGSFVAINCGAIPENLMESELFGHEKGAFTGAIERKIGKFQMANNGTLFLDEIGELRPDMQVKLLRVLQEKKFTPVGSNREVKSNTRIIAATNRNLEKMMADGTFREDLFYRLNVMPIFLPPLRERTDDILALAQHFIKKFSRQHARVINGIDGEALEMLKAYRWPGNIRELENVVERAFIVENSQQITLESLPESLKLAPKEAPEKTANMGYNGPLDFDVFKEGMEKEFIVSALKANHGRINQTVAQANIPKNTLLRKIRKYGINVKDFTSEE is encoded by the coding sequence ATGATCAACCAATTGAACACTCTGATCGTAGACGACGAAGCTGAATTGCGTCGTTCCGTTATCTCAATCCTTAAATCAACGATGCCGGAAATTGAATTCGTCATCGACGAAGCGGCCACGGGCAAAGAAGCTTTTGAGAAAGTAAAACAACAGTCTTGGGACTTGGTTTTAATGGACGTTAAGATGCCAGAGATGAATGGAATCGAAGCGCTGACTGCCATCAAAGAACACGATCCCCGCACTTTTGTGGTTTTGATGACGGCTCATTCCAACTTGCATGATGCGGTTCTTGCGATCAAAGAAGGCGCTTACGACTACGTTGAAAAACCCGTCAACCCACAAACGCTGACAGAAATCGTTCGTAAAAGCCAAGAGGCTCGCGATCTGGTTTCTTCCCTGGCTTTGTCGAATCCGATTTTTGACGACGACGTGGAATCAGAATTCGTCGGTTCATCACAAAAGATGAAAGACGTCTTTAATCTGATCTATCGTCTGTGCAAAGTCGATACGACAGTTTTAATTCGTGGTGAAAACGGTACGGGGAAAGAATTGGTCGCACGCGCAATTCACTTCAACTCCCCTCGTAAAGCCGGAAGCTTTGTGGCGATCAACTGCGGAGCAATTCCTGAAAACTTGATGGAGAGTGAACTGTTCGGCCACGAAAAAGGTGCCTTCACGGGGGCGATTGAACGTAAAATCGGTAAATTCCAAATGGCCAACAATGGAACATTGTTCCTGGATGAAATCGGCGAACTTCGTCCTGACATGCAGGTTAAACTTTTGCGCGTTCTTCAGGAAAAGAAATTCACTCCTGTCGGCAGCAACCGTGAGGTGAAATCCAACACCCGCATTATCGCAGCGACAAATCGCAACCTGGAAAAAATGATGGCCGATGGCACGTTCCGCGAAGACTTATTCTATCGCTTGAACGTGATGCCGATCTTCTTGCCGCCTTTGCGTGAGCGCACAGATGACATCCTGGCTTTGGCGCAACACTTTATCAAAAAATTCTCTCGTCAACACGCACGCGTGATCAATGGCATCGATGGCGAAGCTTTGGAAATGTTGAAAGCATATCGCTGGCCGGGAAATATTCGCGAGCTTGAAAATGTGGTTGAGCGTGCGTTCATCGTGGAAAACTCTCAGCAGATCACTTTAGAATCATTGCCCGAGTCTTTGAAATTAGCTCCGAAAGAAGCTCCGGAAAAAACCGCGAACATGGGCTACAATGGTCCGCTGGATTTTGACGTATTCAAAGAAGGCATGGAAAAAGAATTTATCGTGAGTGCTTTGAAAGCGAATCACGGCCGCATCAACCAAACGGTGGCTCAAGCAAATATTCCTAAGAATACTTTGCTGCGCAAAATCCGTAAGTACGGCATCAACGTCAAAGATTTTACGAGCGAAGAATAA
- a CDS encoding ATP-binding protein gives MLRRVQKASFSQYFNRVLYRSEVLLRYFMRHRGFLLRCLLCWAIGCLALTADETTSYDQRFQVRGDQKVSSQIVLITIRQSDFVGVYSDRSSSMMDLDEATDITDSFFWNKKIWNQLLSKILKQDPRAIGVTLYFGDNIGAVHLNNEEQKNFFDPRVFWASTTNSLERVLTPAFSNRENSNLGSNEVRRDEDGLVRRVFPLRSEMPHLVEKITGKRFPTTQAGLPINYRGSIYNFTQYGLSEILYDELPPDTFKGKIILIGAETSATPVYLTPLGTLSRSEIMAHVTDTLLGEKWIKRLNFWWYAVGFFVLMGFAVFIILTYPQSVALFFILWIATLLAALSAWVFDSFYFWSPAFAPFVLLAATWTIFIGYQATKIERKNFALQQEQQYLAELEQLKNNFVSLISHDLKTPIAKIQAIVDRLLTQNQDQELQTDLKSLRMFGDELNRYIQSILKVLRVESREFKINKDAADINEVIEEALVTLRPLAFEKGIRIQTHLEPMFSVEFDTTLIKEVVINLVENAIKYTPSQGLIEVTSTETEQDIKVIVKDTGDGIKPEDMDKVWGKFTRGSDQDLKTKGTGLGLYLVKYFIELHGGKVEMESKVGQGTTVSFTLPLESDDVIEEIL, from the coding sequence ATGTTGCGACGCGTGCAAAAAGCTTCGTTTTCCCAGTATTTTAATCGCGTTTTATATCGCAGCGAGGTCCTGCTTCGCTACTTTATGCGCCATCGCGGTTTTCTGCTTCGCTGCCTTTTGTGTTGGGCCATCGGTTGCCTGGCCCTTACTGCTGACGAGACCACGTCTTACGACCAGCGTTTCCAAGTTCGCGGCGACCAAAAGGTCTCTTCGCAAATCGTTTTAATCACCATCCGTCAATCTGACTTTGTCGGAGTTTACAGCGACCGCTCGTCGTCAATGATGGATTTGGATGAAGCGACCGACATCACTGACAGTTTTTTTTGGAATAAAAAGATCTGGAACCAATTGCTTTCTAAAATCTTAAAACAAGATCCCCGCGCGATCGGTGTCACCCTTTACTTCGGTGACAACATCGGTGCAGTTCACTTGAACAATGAAGAACAGAAAAACTTTTTCGACCCTCGCGTGTTTTGGGCCTCCACGACAAATTCGTTGGAGCGTGTTTTAACTCCGGCCTTTAGCAACCGTGAAAACAGCAATCTTGGATCCAATGAAGTACGTCGCGACGAAGACGGCCTGGTTCGCCGGGTATTTCCTTTGCGTTCCGAGATGCCTCACCTGGTTGAGAAAATCACGGGCAAGCGCTTTCCGACAACGCAAGCCGGTCTTCCGATCAACTATCGCGGTTCGATTTATAACTTCACCCAGTATGGTTTAAGCGAGATCCTTTACGATGAACTTCCACCGGATACGTTTAAAGGCAAAATCATTTTGATCGGGGCCGAGACTTCGGCGACGCCAGTTTATCTGACGCCGCTGGGTACATTGTCCCGTTCAGAAATTATGGCCCATGTGACGGATACACTTTTGGGCGAAAAATGGATCAAGCGTTTAAATTTCTGGTGGTATGCGGTTGGCTTTTTCGTTCTGATGGGCTTTGCGGTTTTTATCATCCTGACTTATCCGCAGTCTGTGGCCTTGTTCTTTATTTTGTGGATTGCAACGTTGCTTGCGGCTCTTTCTGCCTGGGTCTTTGATAGTTTCTACTTCTGGTCCCCGGCTTTTGCGCCGTTTGTTTTGCTGGCTGCGACCTGGACGATCTTTATCGGTTATCAGGCGACCAAGATCGAAAGAAAAAACTTTGCCCTGCAACAGGAACAACAATACCTGGCAGAGCTTGAACAGCTTAAGAACAATTTCGTTAGCTTGATTTCCCATGACTTGAAAACCCCGATCGCTAAAATTCAAGCGATCGTGGATCGCTTGCTGACACAGAATCAGGATCAGGAGCTGCAAACGGATTTGAAATCCCTCCGCATGTTCGGTGATGAGCTGAATCGCTATATCCAGTCGATTTTAAAAGTCCTGCGCGTGGAATCCCGCGAATTTAAAATCAACAAGGATGCAGCAGACATTAACGAGGTGATCGAGGAAGCTCTGGTCACGTTACGCCCATTAGCTTTTGAAAAAGGCATTCGTATTCAGACTCACTTGGAGCCCATGTTTTCGGTTGAGTTCGATACCACCCTGATCAAAGAGGTTGTGATCAATCTGGTTGAGAACGCGATCAAGTACACCCCTTCTCAGGGACTGATTGAGGTAACTTCCACAGAAACCGAACAAGACATCAAGGTGATCGTTAAAGACACCGGTGATGGAATCAAACCCGAAGACATGGACAAAGTCTGGGGTAAATTCACTCGCGGGAGTGATCAGGATCTTAAAACCAAAGGAACGGGTTTGGGTCTTTACTTAGTTAAATATTTTATTGAACTTCATGGCGGTAAAGTGGAAATGGAAAGTAAAGTGGGTCAAGGAACAACTGTGTCCTTTACCCTGCCACTTGAATCCGACGATGTAATCGAGGAGATCTTATGA
- a CDS encoding bifunctional riboflavin kinase/FAD synthetase, whose product MHIYQGVGQMSSVLESSVVTIGNFDGVHLGHQQLIETVTREAQHYGVPSVVYTFHPHPVKVLFPERQTQRMFDLRDQQEQFEARGIECVILENFTKEFSQVTAQDFLQNYVMNKLHPKTLVVGHDFNFGANRTGNISFLEGFCAQHGIRLIVIPPFQLEGQVVSSTRIREALQSGEIEKAERLLGRPYYLRGTVEKGFQRGRTIGVPTANVHPDVEFVPRKGVYFTYTRINGHNHPSITNIGVNPTFQEDNKGPVKIESHIFDLDAQLYGVEVEVELLHFQRDEMKFSGIETLKEQIYNDMAAARKYFNE is encoded by the coding sequence ATGCATATCTATCAAGGCGTCGGGCAGATGAGCTCCGTTTTAGAGTCTTCTGTCGTCACAATTGGCAATTTTGACGGTGTCCATCTAGGACATCAGCAACTCATTGAAACAGTCACGCGCGAGGCACAACATTATGGCGTGCCTTCGGTTGTGTATACTTTCCATCCTCACCCTGTAAAAGTGCTGTTTCCAGAGCGCCAAACGCAAAGAATGTTCGATCTGCGGGATCAGCAAGAACAGTTCGAAGCCCGGGGTATTGAGTGCGTGATTTTAGAGAACTTCACTAAGGAATTTTCTCAAGTCACAGCTCAGGATTTCCTGCAAAATTATGTGATGAACAAGCTTCATCCAAAAACCTTGGTGGTGGGGCACGATTTTAATTTCGGCGCCAATCGCACCGGGAATATTTCTTTTCTTGAAGGTTTCTGCGCCCAGCACGGCATTCGCTTGATCGTGATTCCTCCGTTTCAACTGGAGGGGCAGGTTGTTTCAAGTACCCGCATCCGTGAGGCCTTGCAGTCTGGGGAAATTGAAAAAGCCGAAAGACTTTTAGGTCGCCCTTATTATTTGCGCGGCACAGTTGAAAAAGGTTTTCAGCGGGGTCGTACAATCGGTGTTCCGACGGCCAATGTGCATCCTGACGTGGAATTTGTTCCACGCAAAGGCGTGTATTTTACTTACACTCGTATCAATGGTCACAATCATCCTTCGATCACCAACATTGGTGTGAATCCCACGTTTCAGGAAGACAACAAGGGCCCCGTGAAAATCGAAAGTCATATTTTTGATTTGGATGCCCAGCTTTATGGGGTTGAGGTTGAGGTGGAGCTTTTGCATTTCCAACGCGATGAAATGAAGTTCTCGGGTATCGAAACTTTGAAAGAGCAAATCTATAACGACATGGCCGCGGCCCGAAAGTACTTCAATGAGTAA